DNA from Bacteroidota bacterium:
ATTTTCACGTTTCCGCCAGCGACGATAATACCGGAGCGTTCATTCACCACCACGCGGGCCGGTACATCGATGGCCACTGTCATTTCTTCCAAAGAAGCCATGAGGGCCGGTACACCACCAGCATCAGCCGGTACTGCCAGATCAATGAGGCCGGCGTGTGTTACCGTTGCGGCATCAGCATAGGTGTTGTTGATGGCTTCGGCCACGCGGGTTACGTTGGTGAAGTCGGGCTCGTTCATCACCAGATTCAGGTTGGCTGCATTGGTCAGGTCGATTGGAATCGCCTGTGTCACAACTGCGCCATTTGGGATACGTCCGGTATTGGTATGGTTGATCTGAACCGATGTCCCATGACTCGATGCCAGAATGGCGCCTGTAGAAATGGGACCCTGCGCCATGGCGTAAACGGCACCTGTTGACGGGTCGACAAGCGGAGATTGTATCAGCACACCGCCTGAGAGTGAACGTGCATCTCCCAGCGCAGAAACGGTTACGTCGAGGGTGCTTCCATTGCTACTGAATGCGTCTATGCTGGCCGTAATAATCACGGCTGCTGCATTTCGAGAAGTCAGCAACTGGGCGTCCACGGTGATGCCAAACCGTTGCAGCATGTTTGTGATGCTAGAAATGGTATGCGGCGCGCCCCTGCTGCCGCGGGCGCGGTCGCCCGTGCGGTCGAGGCCTACGACGAGGCCGTAACCGGTAAGCTGCATCGGGGCAGCCTGCTCAATGTGAATCAGCTCTTTAAGACGGACAACATCGCCGTCTTGCGCGTAACCCTGGGCAGGCAGTAAGCCAAGTAGCAGTGCTAAAAAGAAATACTTGTAGTTGTACATGCGTGCGATATTTTAATTGGATCCTACTGCGATGGCTGCGCCGACTACAAGCAATGTGGCTACACCGGCGAGTGCGCCAGGGCCCATGAGAGCACGTTTGATGCCCCCTGCTTTTTTGTATTCGATGATGGCGTTTGCCAACTGATAAGAGAGAATGGTGTTGTTGCGGCTCACGTCAAACGGACGCACGGAGCCCTGTACTTTCAGAATGTGTGTTTCGCCATTGACATGCAGCGAGCGCTCTCCTTCGATCAGCAGGTTGCCAGCCAGGGAATCAACGCCGACCACCAGGGCCGTCATGGTACCTTGTAGCAAGTCGCGCTGAACGGATTCGTTTTCTTTCTGCGCCTGGTTGTTGAAGGTGGCGTTGACGCCAAAGCTGCCGCTTATATTTTCGGCACCGTTCACGTTACCTGCTCCGCCAAGGTTGGAGCTTGTTGACCGCTCCCAACCGCTTTTCCTTTGGGCCGAGGTACGCTCTGCAAGTTGAATTGTGAGGGCATCGCCAACACGAAAAGCCGTAATGTCTGCATAAAGCGATTGCTGTGCTGCTACGGGCCGTGCGCTAAGCAACACGGCGAGTGCTAACAGGAGCAACGTCATGCCAGTTACCCAGGAAATATTAAAACTTCTAGTCATGGTTATTCGAGCGTTTCGAGCCATACCGCTTTGCCTGGGCCCGTTATGCGGGCGCGGTATGTTTTGTTGGTTGCAGGGGCAAAAAGTTTGATTTCGTCATTGACGAAGCCGGCCTTCCTTGCCTTGCAAGTAAATTCGA
Protein-coding regions in this window:
- a CDS encoding flagellar basal body P-ring protein FlgI, with protein sequence MYNYKYFFLALLLGLLPAQGYAQDGDVVRLKELIHIEQAAPMQLTGYGLVVGLDRTGDRARGSRGAPHTISSITNMLQRFGITVDAQLLTSRNAAAVIITASIDAFSSNGSTLDVTVSALGDARSLSGGVLIQSPLVDPSTGAVYAMAQGPISTGAILASSHGTSVQINHTNTGRIPNGAVVTQAIPIDLTNAANLNLVMNEPDFTNVTRVAEAINNTYADAATVTHAGLIDLAVPADAGGVPALMASLEEMTVAIDVPARVVVNERSGIIVAGGNVKINEVLVTYGSIVIATQSDPFVSQPNPFGQGETVAGAAGSASIEEDGTKSVVLGPNADVNQLAAALNDLGLTSRDVIGIFQAIDRAGALQGELVIL
- a CDS encoding flagellar basal body L-ring protein FlgH, coding for MTRSFNISWVTGMTLLLLALAVLLSARPVAAQQSLYADITAFRVGDALTIQLAERTSAQRKSGWERSTSSNLGGAGNVNGAENISGSFGVNATFNNQAQKENESVQRDLLQGTMTALVVGVDSLAGNLLIEGERSLHVNGETHILKVQGSVRPFDVSRNNTILSYQLANAIIEYKKAGGIKRALMGPGALAGVATLLVVGAAIAVGSN